GGTGGGCTGGAGAGGCCTTTCATCAGTTTATTAATAGTGAAGATACTAAGTCCATTATTGAGCTTAAGGAGATTTCTTCTTATGATGAGGGAGTTAGCTTAATAAGAGAAAGAAAAGCTTCAGCTATAGTTATTATAGAATCAAATTTTTCTCAAGAGCTAGGACTAGGAAAAGAGGCTAATATAAGGATATATAATAGTCAGTATAGTAATTATAGAAGCTCAATTATTAATAATTTAGTGGAAAGCTTTATTAATATGAGTAGCTCTAGAATTGCAATAGAGGAAATAGGAAGGAAGAATTTTGTCCCTATATATAGCGATAATATTGAAGAAATATCCATATCTTCAACAGGAAATCTTCCGAGGGCGATAGACTATTATGCTGTAACCATGCTGGTTATGTCTATAATGTATGGGACAATATATGGAGCCTACGCAATTGGAGAGGATGAGATTTTAAAAACAGAAATAAGGCTAAAAAGCTCACCTATTAAAAACTATCAGATTTTCTTGGGGAAATTGTTAGGAACAATAGTCACATTGATTTTGCAGGTACTTATTATGATCGGCTTCACTAAATTTGTCTATAAATCAAACTGGGGCGATAATATGCCTATTATACTCTTTACATGTTTTTCAGCTATAGTTATGGTAGTAGGTATAGGAATAATGACTCATAGCATATTTAGAGATTCTAATAAAGCTTCAAGTATATTAAACTTAGCAGTTGCATTATTTACCTATTTAGGAGGAGGCTATTTCCCCATAGATGGATTTACGCCTAAAATGAAGCTAATATCCTCATATATATCCCCTAACTATATGATACAAAATATAATATTTAATAGTATATATGGAGGAAGCAATAAGGAGATTCAAAATTATCTAATAGCCATATGGAGCATTACCATCCTAACTTTTATAATATCTTCCCTT
The nucleotide sequence above comes from Proteiniborus ethanoligenes. Encoded proteins:
- a CDS encoding ABC transporter permease yields the protein MNIFNIAYYSLIRNLRDRKTLSLMMLLPLLSTLILGSALSSSFIVSSIGKTTICYLNQDKGWAGEAFHQFINSEDTKSIIELKEISSYDEGVSLIRERKASAIVIIESNFSQELGLGKEANIRIYNSQYSNYRSSIINNLVESFINMSSSRIAIEEIGRKNFVPIYSDNIEEISISSTGNLPRAIDYYAVTMLVMSIMYGTIYGAYAIGEDEILKTEIRLKSSPIKNYQIFLGKLLGTIVTLILQVLIMIGFTKFVYKSNWGDNMPIILFTCFSAIVMVVGIGIMTHSIFRDSNKASSILNLAVALFTYLGGGYFPIDGFTPKMKLISSYISPNYMIQNIIFNSIYGGSNKEIQNYLIAIWSITILTFIISSLLGRRNVA